Proteins from one Oscillatoria nigro-viridis PCC 7112 genomic window:
- a CDS encoding helix-turn-helix domain-containing protein gives MTLTFNPDKYKELLSLYQPKIIRNEADNEKALAMVEELMHRGDRTPEEDELYELLIALIEKFEQEYYAPGATATPNSILLFLMEQRELKAADLVGVMGSETRVYEVVNGDRDIGKELALILGSFFHVEPSLFSN, from the coding sequence ATGACCCTTACTTTTAATCCAGATAAATACAAAGAGTTATTGTCTCTGTACCAGCCGAAAATAATTAGAAATGAAGCGGATAATGAGAAGGCTCTGGCTATGGTGGAAGAGTTGATGCACCGGGGCGATCGCACTCCTGAAGAAGACGAGTTATATGAATTGCTGATTGCATTAATTGAAAAATTTGAGCAAGAATACTATGCACCGGGAGCCACAGCTACTCCTAATTCAATATTGCTGTTTTTGATGGAACAAAGAGAGTTAAAGGCTGCGGATTTGGTGGGAGTTATGGGTTCTGAAACAAGAGTGTATGAAGTGGTTAATGGCGATCGAGATATTGGTAAAGAATTGGCGTTGATTTTGGGTAGTTTTTTTCATGTAGAGCCGAGTTTGTTTTCTAATTAA
- a CDS encoding DUF5958 family protein has protein sequence MNLADEIKINQIQQELISQEDAKNWFLSFPTAYQQEILQWLSYMVLQAGAREEDVSLAIAKSKLRPTYTPCVLLTRGRLKEQMAKLLKLPPSESIKTFFLLMSLLAIADARRYCKYCHYGCSHWWHRDLSDRKILDEIWREFQQSILVEVVVSCDAIGRSPLTLLP, from the coding sequence ATGAATCTAGCCGATGAAATTAAAATCAATCAAATTCAACAAGAATTAATTAGCCAAGAAGATGCAAAAAACTGGTTTTTAAGCTTCCCAACCGCATACCAGCAGGAAATATTGCAGTGGCTATCCTACATGGTTCTCCAAGCAGGGGCGCGAGAAGAAGATGTTTCCCTAGCAATTGCCAAATCAAAACTTCGCCCAACTTACACCCCTTGTGTGTTGCTGACTAGAGGGCGATTAAAAGAACAAATGGCAAAGCTTTTGAAACTGCCACCCTCAGAATCTATCAAAACCTTTTTCCTGTTAATGAGTTTATTGGCAATTGCCGATGCGCGCAGGTACTGCAAATATTGTCACTATGGCTGCAGCCACTGGTGGCATCGCGATTTGAGCGATCGCAAAATTTTAGATGAAATTTGGCGCGAGTTTCAACAAAGCATTCTTGTTGAAGTTGTAGTAAGCTGTGATGCGATCGGGCGATCGCCACTCACGCTGCTGCCATAA
- a CDS encoding ribbon-helix-helix domain-containing protein codes for MHELDGRGGTIGETSNRLQGMSDSERISVVLPTQAKKELEKLCDLEKRSISNFVYLLIQEAIDRAKASGKLKSTDI; via the coding sequence ATGCACGAGCTGGACGGGCGAGGTGGCACAATAGGGGAAACTTCCAACAGATTGCAAGGCATGAGCGACAGCGAGCGGATTTCAGTGGTTTTGCCAACACAGGCTAAAAAGGAATTAGAAAAGTTGTGCGATCTCGAAAAGCGATCGATCTCCAACTTTGTCTACCTTCTGATTCAAGAGGCGATCGATCGAGCAAAAGCATCCGGCAAGCTCAAATCAACAGATATTTGA
- a CDS encoding calcium-binding protein, translated as MNINGTLADDTLNGTPDADLIFGQQGSDLVFGRDGDDLIYGQQGDDKLYSNEGNDTVYGGQGKDTVYGGKGDDRLFANAGDNLIYGNEGEDTVDGGIDNDTVYGGKGNDSLFGNFGNDILYGDKGADTLTGGNGNDTFFIGKTTGGPQLLDADFIVDYTDGEDVIKLSNDLGLDDLKIYVGKGVYSGYTIIQDEVTRQYLAVLEGDGRLTIADSSRIVSLTPAPLPTPAPTPAPTPAPTPAPTPAPTPAPTPAPVTTPTPAPVTTPTPEPKPSITPSATTPTPVTTPTPAPTPVTTPTPVTTPTPVTTPTPVTTPTPVTTPTPVTTPTPVTTPTPVTTPTPVTTPTPAPTSGLFDFSTSTAAVAQNFGTFTLAVNVTGSAFADNFTGTAFADVLFGGTGPDTLSGGGGNDSLSGGDGPDLFIYGSVPSLSQGNDTISDFQSGQDKLQLSADYGFTDVSSAIAALQTTTEGLSLPLGNGGGSILFGSVTSLSAADIAIVSTPTPVTTPTPVTTPTPVTTPTPVTTPTPVTTPTPVTTPTPVTTPTPVTTPTPVTTPTPARVKPTAFDEKFYLMMNYDATKAISTGSVKNALEHYETVGKVEGRASAPSFVSTFNIEFDYRFDTTGFFKNNPNRQAVLESAATYWESVIQDEFENIPLGTKLSVQNPSTQEIETVVLDREIDDLLIFVGAGPINAAGITYGYSDPKAFRDRIDGVNYEPFVGSIAFDTNISYFVDSTPFDFTDTPSEPGNPVGAVPSLFISAMHELQHALGFTNGAPAFSARINGSSFDGPNAKAANGGNPMPLKPAPDLSHLISIVSSGGLPSLLGDGGGAGLRIPTKVDLSLLADIGYTFDGFTVQDSTPTAATEGDDKVLGTSLPDTLNGLGGNDRIYGVAGNDSLIGGAGNDLLYGGGGQDTFVFGAANGQDQIGDFVVADDKIQLAASLGFSSGSDVLAAPGNFFNGPNSFTGELFSRITLSPGNTIQIFHKDPLTAANFIIL; from the coding sequence ATGAACATTAATGGAACGTTGGCTGACGATACTCTCAATGGCACCCCCGATGCAGATTTAATATTTGGACAACAAGGCTCTGACTTAGTGTTTGGCCGTGATGGAGACGACTTAATCTACGGCCAGCAAGGAGATGACAAGCTATACAGTAATGAAGGTAATGATACCGTCTACGGTGGCCAAGGTAAGGATACAGTTTACGGCGGCAAAGGTGACGATCGACTATTTGCTAATGCTGGAGATAACTTGATATACGGCAACGAAGGCGAGGATACAGTTGATGGCGGAATAGATAACGATACAGTTTACGGTGGTAAAGGTAATGACAGCTTATTTGGCAACTTCGGGAATGACATTCTCTATGGAGATAAGGGAGCAGATACATTAACTGGGGGGAATGGTAATGACACTTTCTTTATCGGTAAGACTACTGGCGGCCCTCAGCTTTTGGATGCGGACTTTATTGTTGACTATACAGACGGTGAGGATGTAATTAAGTTAAGCAACGACCTTGGGTTGGATGACCTCAAAATTTATGTGGGTAAAGGGGTTTATTCTGGCTACACGATTATTCAGGATGAGGTAACAAGGCAATATTTGGCAGTTTTGGAGGGTGACGGCAGATTGACTATTGCTGATTCTAGCAGGATTGTGAGTCTGACGCCTGCGCCTTTGCCGACGCCTGCACCGACACCTGCACCGACGCCTGCACCGACACCTGCACCGACGCCTGCACCGACACCTGCACCAACGCCTGCGCCTGTGACGACTCCGACGCCTGCGCCTGTGACGACTCCGACACCGGAGCCGAAGCCTTCAATCACCCCAAGTGCAACCACTCCGACGCCTGTGACGACTCCGACGCCAGCGCCGACGCCTGTGACGACTCCGACACCTGTGACGACTCCGACACCTGTGACGACTCCGACGCCTGTGACGACTCCGACACCTGTGACGACTCCGACACCTGTGACGACTCCGACGCCTGTCACAACTCCGACGCCTGTGACGACTCCGACACCTGTCACAACTCCGACGCCGGCGCCTACTAGCGGGCTGTTTGATTTTTCTACTTCTACTGCGGCTGTCGCCCAAAACTTCGGGACTTTCACTTTAGCTGTTAACGTTACCGGCAGCGCTTTTGCTGACAACTTCACGGGGACGGCTTTTGCTGACGTGCTATTTGGCGGTACGGGGCCGGATACTCTCAGCGGCGGCGGTGGTAATGACTCCCTGAGTGGCGGTGATGGGCCAGATTTATTTATCTACGGTTCAGTTCCCAGCTTGAGTCAGGGTAATGATACTATTTCTGACTTCCAAAGCGGTCAGGACAAGTTGCAGCTATCTGCGGATTATGGTTTTACTGATGTGTCGAGTGCGATCGCGGCCTTGCAAACTACTACTGAGGGGTTGTCTCTTCCCTTGGGAAATGGTGGAGGGAGCATTTTATTTGGAAGTGTGACTTCTCTGAGTGCTGCGGATATTGCGATCGTTTCGACGCCAACTCCTGTGACGACTCCGACGCCTGTGACGACTCCGACACCTGTGACGACGCCGACGCCTGTGACGACTCCGACGCCTGTGACGACTCCGACGCCTGTGACGACTCCGACACCTGTGACGACGCCGACGCCTGTGACGACTCCGACGCCTGTGACGACTCCGACGCCTGCACGTGTAAAACCGACAGCGTTTGATGAAAAATTCTATCTAATGATGAATTACGATGCAACCAAGGCTATTTCTACTGGGAGCGTAAAAAATGCTTTGGAACACTACGAAACTGTAGGTAAAGTTGAAGGTCGCGCCAGTGCCCCTTCTTTTGTGAGCACTTTTAACATTGAATTCGACTATCGGTTTGATACGACTGGGTTTTTCAAGAATAACCCCAACCGTCAAGCTGTTTTAGAATCCGCAGCTACCTACTGGGAATCTGTCATTCAAGATGAATTTGAAAACATTCCCCTTGGCACTAAACTTTCAGTGCAGAATCCTTCTACACAAGAGATAGAGACTGTGGTTTTAGATCGGGAAATTGACGATCTCCTGATCTTTGTAGGCGCTGGTCCTATCAATGCTGCGGGGATAACTTACGGGTATTCCGATCCAAAAGCTTTCCGCGATCGAATCGACGGAGTAAATTACGAACCTTTTGTAGGCAGCATTGCTTTTGATACTAATATCTCCTATTTTGTGGATTCAACGCCATTTGACTTTACTGACACTCCCAGCGAACCTGGCAATCCTGTCGGTGCTGTTCCCAGCCTTTTTATTAGTGCCATGCACGAATTACAACACGCACTGGGGTTTACTAATGGAGCACCAGCTTTCAGCGCGCGAATCAATGGAAGCTCTTTTGACGGCCCCAACGCCAAGGCTGCTAATGGGGGGAATCCTATGCCTCTTAAACCCGCTCCTGACTTATCTCATTTAATCAGTATTGTCAGCAGTGGTGGATTACCATCTCTTCTTGGTGACGGCGGCGGTGCAGGGTTACGAATCCCCACTAAAGTTGACTTGTCACTGTTGGCGGATATTGGCTACACATTTGACGGATTTACTGTTCAAGATTCAACGCCAACCGCTGCAACGGAGGGCGATGATAAAGTCCTTGGCACAAGTTTGCCTGATACTCTCAACGGTTTAGGCGGTAACGATCGCATTTACGGTGTCGCTGGCAATGATAGCCTGATTGGAGGTGCTGGGAATGACCTGCTCTATGGTGGTGGAGGTCAGGATACTTTTGTCTTTGGGGCAGCAAATGGTCAAGATCAGATCGGTGATTTTGTAGTGGCTGATGACAAGATACAGTTAGCTGCTAGTCTTGGTTTTAGCAGTGGATCTGATGTTTTAGCAGCACCAGGAAACTTCTTTAATGGCCCAAATTCTTTTACTGGAGAGCTTTTTTCTCGGATCACCCTCAGTCCTGGAAATACAATTCAAATATTCCATAAAGATCCCCTAACTGCCGCGAATTTTATCATCCTCTAG
- a CDS encoding HNH endonuclease produces the protein MTSSLIPVELRRLVIEKASGRCEYCLIHQDVSIYSHEVDHIIALKHGGKTRAENLALSCLSCNRYKGSDLATIDPINEEIVPLFNPRRLVWDEHFVLNDARIEGITQIGQATARLLKLNAPNRILERQVLIHQGRYP, from the coding sequence ATGACTTCTAGTTTAATTCCTGTCGAACTCCGCAGATTAGTTATTGAAAAAGCTTCAGGACGCTGTGAATATTGCCTGATTCATCAAGATGTTTCAATCTACAGCCATGAAGTAGACCATATCATTGCCTTAAAACATGGGGGTAAAACTCGTGCTGAGAATCTCGCTCTTTCTTGTTTATCTTGTAACCGCTATAAAGGTTCCGATCTAGCTACTATAGACCCAATTAATGAGGAAATTGTCCCTTTGTTTAATCCACGCCGTCTGGTATGGGACGAACATTTTGTTCTTAATGATGCCAGAATAGAAGGCATCACTCAGATTGGTCAAGCTACTGCAAGATTACTCAAACTCAATGCTCCAAATCGCATACTTGAGCGTCAAGTTTTGATTCATCAAGGACGGTATCCATAA
- a CDS encoding UDP-glucuronic acid decarboxylase family protein, protein MRILVTGGAGFLGSHLIDRLMAQGHEVVCLDNFYTGTKRNILKWLDNPYFELIRHDITEPIRLEVDQIYHLACPASPIHYQYNPVKTIKTNVIGTMNMLGLAKRVKARFFLASTSEVYGDPDVHPQTEDYRGNVNCIGIRSCYDEGKRVAETLSFDYHRQNGVDIRVVRIFNTYGPRMLENDGRVVSNFIAQALRNQPLTVYGDGSQTRSFCYVSDLVEGFIRLMNSDQIGPMNLGNPGEYTILELAQKIQNTINPGAEIIFKPLPEDDPKQRQPDITRAKNWLGWEPTVPLDRGLELTIKDFRDRIEGNQK, encoded by the coding sequence ATGAGAATTTTAGTCACAGGCGGTGCGGGTTTCCTCGGTTCCCACCTAATCGATCGCTTAATGGCCCAAGGACATGAGGTAGTCTGCCTGGATAATTTTTACACCGGGACTAAACGCAATATCCTCAAATGGCTCGACAACCCGTATTTTGAGCTGATCCGCCACGACATCACGGAACCGATTCGGTTAGAGGTAGATCAGATTTACCATCTGGCCTGTCCCGCTTCCCCAATACACTATCAGTACAACCCTGTCAAGACCATTAAAACAAACGTCATCGGCACGATGAATATGTTGGGATTGGCCAAACGGGTGAAAGCAAGATTCTTTCTAGCTTCCACTTCCGAAGTGTACGGAGATCCTGACGTACATCCACAAACAGAAGATTATCGCGGCAACGTTAATTGTATCGGGATTCGGAGCTGTTATGATGAAGGCAAGCGAGTAGCTGAAACCCTATCTTTTGATTACCACCGTCAAAATGGTGTAGACATTCGAGTTGTCCGAATTTTCAATACCTACGGCCCGAGAATGTTGGAAAATGACGGCAGAGTAGTGAGCAATTTTATTGCTCAAGCTTTGCGGAATCAACCGCTGACAGTATACGGCGACGGTTCCCAAACGCGAAGTTTCTGCTACGTTTCTGATTTGGTGGAAGGATTTATTCGTTTGATGAATAGCGACCAAATCGGGCCGATGAATTTGGGTAATCCCGGCGAATACACTATTTTGGAACTGGCACAAAAAATTCAAAACACAATTAATCCGGGGGCAGAAATTATCTTTAAACCGCTGCCGGAAGACGATCCAAAACAGCGACAACCTGATATTACTCGTGCTAAAAATTGGTTGGGGTGGGAGCCAACTGTGCCGCTGGATCGAGGTTTAGAGTTGACTATAAAGGATTTTCGCGATCGCATTGAGGGAAACCAAAAGTAG
- a CDS encoding UDP-glucose dehydrogenase family protein produces the protein MRVCVIGTGYVGLVTGTCLAHIGHHVICVDNNEEKVKLMKSGQSPIFEPGLSELMSSASASGNLEFTSDLAAGVSHGDILFIAVGTPPLPTGESDTRYVEAVARGIGAHLDGDYKVIVNKSTVPIGSGDWVRRIVLDGLAERQKPQSGDGVTGEEVAAKTGVQFDVVSNPEFLREGCAVFDTFNPDRIVLGSNSRRAMDMMLQLYRPIVDRKFAENPSLPEVPVVMTDISSAEMIKYAANAFLATKISFINEVANICDRVGADVSQVARGIGLDSRIGNKFLQAGIGWGGSCFPKDVSALVHTADDYGYEAHLLKAAVEVNQRQRFIAIEKLQHVLKILKGKTVGLLGLTFKPDTDDLRDAPSLNLIESLNRLGAKVKAFDPIVSQTGMRHGLSGVLVETDPERLADGCDALVLVTDWEQFRNLDYDKMAKLMDHAVMIDGRNFLDKKALEAAGFQYVGIGR, from the coding sequence ATGCGTGTTTGTGTCATCGGTACAGGATACGTTGGCTTAGTTACCGGCACTTGTTTGGCTCACATCGGCCACCACGTGATTTGCGTAGACAACAACGAAGAAAAAGTTAAATTAATGAAGTCGGGACAGTCGCCTATTTTTGAACCCGGACTGTCTGAATTAATGTCCTCTGCATCTGCGTCTGGCAATCTAGAATTTACTTCGGATTTAGCAGCAGGAGTCTCTCACGGGGACATTTTATTCATTGCCGTGGGAACGCCTCCTTTGCCTACTGGGGAAAGCGATACTCGCTACGTGGAAGCGGTTGCTCGCGGAATTGGAGCTCACCTCGACGGCGATTACAAAGTAATCGTAAACAAATCGACAGTGCCTATCGGTTCCGGGGACTGGGTACGAAGAATTGTACTAGACGGTTTGGCAGAACGTCAAAAACCTCAAAGCGGTGATGGGGTTACTGGTGAGGAAGTCGCAGCAAAAACTGGTGTTCAATTTGATGTGGTTAGCAACCCGGAGTTTTTGCGGGAGGGCTGTGCTGTTTTCGATACTTTTAATCCCGATCGCATTGTTCTCGGCAGCAACTCTCGGCGGGCGATGGATATGATGCTACAGTTATACCGGCCGATTGTCGATCGCAAGTTTGCAGAAAATCCGTCTTTGCCGGAGGTTCCTGTGGTGATGACTGATATCAGTTCAGCGGAGATGATTAAGTACGCAGCTAATGCTTTTTTGGCTACGAAGATTAGCTTTATTAATGAAGTTGCTAATATTTGCGATCGTGTCGGTGCAGATGTTAGTCAAGTTGCCCGAGGTATCGGTTTAGATTCGCGGATTGGCAACAAGTTTCTGCAAGCTGGCATTGGTTGGGGCGGTTCTTGTTTTCCCAAAGATGTCTCAGCTTTAGTTCACACTGCTGACGATTACGGCTACGAGGCGCATTTGCTGAAAGCGGCGGTGGAAGTTAACCAACGCCAGCGGTTCATTGCTATTGAAAAGTTGCAGCACGTTTTGAAGATTCTCAAAGGTAAAACAGTCGGACTTTTGGGTTTGACTTTCAAGCCGGATACTGACGATTTGCGGGATGCTCCTTCGCTGAATTTAATCGAGAGTTTGAACCGATTGGGAGCGAAAGTTAAAGCTTTCGATCCGATTGTTTCTCAAACTGGGATGCGTCACGGTTTGTCGGGAGTTTTGGTAGAAACCGATCCGGAAAGGTTGGCCGACGGTTGCGATGCTTTGGTGTTGGTGACTGACTGGGAACAGTTTCGCAATTTAGATTACGATAAAATGGCGAAGTTGATGGATCATGCGGTGATGATTGACGGTCGCAATTTCTTAGACAAGAAGGCTTTAGAAGCGGCTGGTTTCCAATATGTGGGGATTGGAAGGTAA
- a CDS encoding helix-turn-helix domain-containing protein: protein MSKGLVRLRVRELAAEKGWTLKEVAERSGVGYSTISNYARSQGMAMVDFAAVHKLARTFDVMIEDFVVILEK from the coding sequence ATGAGCAAAGGCTTAGTAAGGTTGCGGGTTCGAGAGTTGGCGGCCGAGAAGGGATGGACGCTCAAAGAGGTTGCGGAGCGATCGGGCGTGGGCTACAGTACGATTAGCAATTATGCCCGTTCTCAGGGTATGGCAATGGTTGACTTTGCAGCAGTCCACAAGCTGGCTCGAACTTTTGATGTGATGATTGAGGATTTCGTGGTAATCCTAGAAAAATAG